A region from the Chrysoperla carnea chromosome 4, inChrCarn1.1, whole genome shotgun sequence genome encodes:
- the LOC123297652 gene encoding knirps-related protein-like, translating into MNQQCKVCGEPAAGFHFGAFTCEGCKSFFGRSYNNLGSISECKNNGECVINKKNRTACKACRLRKCLLVGMSKSGSRYGRRSNWFKIHCLLQEQQQAAAQAAAAAQNHQSQQSGGPNQQQNQSRKTPPPHHFNHSSHHHHAQFPGLGLLPHQFGPHGPLLSHLPRTKEELLLLGLDDYHHKHSTSPSVSSPESHNSDSSVEISDARTRGLTPLFPGLIPPHFLPPPGLLFPGGYSPLYTGLLQPTAASMAAASMLNNNNNNNTKISRNNNPEVFNKRVFLDAVLQSQRSPTPPDEDDGSDEPEDRQTPIKTPIAAHTPPSSVTSAPAVVISASIQDDPMDLSMKSERGSSPANSERSITNCSTATLEENDVHSDNENGGMGSDRDGDDRDLSDNEEQAFKRLKLIPRPTPLDLTTKV; encoded by the coding sequence TCATTCTTCGGCCGATCATACAATAACTTAGGCTCAATATCCGAATGTAAGAACAATGGAGaatgtgtaataaataaaaaaaatcggacAGCATGTAAAGCGTGTCGATTACGTAAATGTTTACTAGTTGGTATGTCAAAAAGTGGTTCACGCTATGGACGTCGATCGAATTGGTTCAAAATCCATTGCTTACTACAAGAACAACAACAAGCAGCAGCTCAAGCAGCTGCCGCCGCTCAAAATCATCAATCACAACAATCGGGTGGTCCAAATCAACAACAAAATCAATCACGAAAAACACCACCTCCACATCATTTTAATCATTCAAGTCATCATCATCATGCCCAATTTCCTGGGCTAGGATTATTGCCACATCAATTTGGACCACATGGTCCACTATTATCACATTTACCACGTACCaaagaagaattattattattaggacTTGATGATTATCATCATAAACATTCGACAAGTCCATCAGTGAGTTCACCAGAATCACATAATTCTGATTCATCAGTTGAAATCAGTGATGCAAGAACACGTGGTCTTACACCGTTATTCCCCGGTTTAATTCCACCCCACTTTTTACCTCCACCTGGTTTGCTATTTCCTGGTGGATATTCACCGTTGTACACGGGATTATTACAACCAACTGCCGCATCCATGGCTGCAGCCtctatgttaaataataataataacaataatacaaaaatatctcGAAACAATAATCCAGAAGTGTTTAATAAGCGAGTATTTTTGGATGCTGTGCTTCAATCTCAACGAAGTCCAACACCACCCGACGAGGATGATGGATCAGATGAACCAGAAGATCGACAAACGCCTATCAAAACGCCAATAGCTGCACACACACCTCCATCATCTGTGACATCCGCACCAGCGGTAGTAATTTCAGCATCAATACAAGACGATCCAATGGATTTAAGTATGAAAAGTGAACGGGGATCATCCCCAGCAAACAGTGAACGTTCTATAACCAACTGTTCGACAGCAACGTTAGAAGAGAACGATGTACATAGTGATAATGAAAATGGTGGGATGGGTAGTGACCGTGATGGGGACGATCGGGATCTTAGTGATAATGAGGAACAAGCATTTAAAAGACTTAAATTAATTCCAAGACCTACACCATTAGATTTAACaaccaaagtttaa